One genomic window of Candidatus Nitrospira inopinata includes the following:
- a CDS encoding ATP-binding protein, with product MSTTPSALPRKTRWGLKAKLIVSMLVVGTVPLVIGLGMAFWQGSREIRDVSGESFKALAMEAARKLDLLVAEEIAQTARMANDPAIIGELEHRRDTPQSHRVAAVETSDFEAKWSAGDPAAVRSVLENPLSALLREYYTGIHNAPGQLQPQIVRASTKMLFLTDVHGLLVAAIGEKPELRHDQTRWWQGAYHKAVGRLFIEDIHFDKRVNAYVFTISVPVMDQLRYEVVGVLHRVIDAKEFFSPATHAIRFGKTGHVMLIDSNGLVISCPILPTGVPLSDPNLVPLVTPLQPGWVQASSDGHGGHSTSVIGFAPLPETSRATNGSIENGSWHTFVWQASDEIFAPIQHLFTWVTVFGAAGLLLLAALGYVAAGRIVTPVRQLMQAARAIGRGELKTPIDIRSGDELEELAEEFNRMNQQLNAAFAGLTDQVELKTREVQALQQSTDHILDAVSTPIFLIDADEQVRYVNRAARESFGMRLDQPLPMSLFDVLPLDSQARQRLRQEFRADGAARAREQTSERKVPRDPLAPAGDQEPSDHRPEFHIGSRLYHYQWFRLPARPGQEPVIGLVLRDTTDESRLHDQLVQAEKSGSLGVLTAGIGHELNNPLFGIIGLGEAIQEEQNLERAKAHARDIVAQGRRMATVIRDFAGVTGKEEHDQAVPVSLEEEMDRALAIVQSASDMKNVIVNKLYAGGVRVLAKPDQLQQALANLLTNAVQAMKGTGALTLTTAWSDRVGTVTITDSGPGIPKQHLSKIFDPFFTTKGQGEGSGLGLTVARRIIRKFGGELRIESGEGRGTTCIVTLPAPPAASGEGTWDPSASQSESPSARLSP from the coding sequence ATGAGCACGACGCCATCAGCCCTCCCTCGCAAGACACGCTGGGGACTCAAAGCCAAGTTGATCGTCTCGATGCTCGTGGTCGGAACCGTCCCGCTCGTCATCGGGCTCGGCATGGCGTTTTGGCAAGGATCGAGGGAAATTCGGGATGTAAGCGGGGAAAGCTTCAAAGCCCTCGCCATGGAGGCGGCCAGAAAACTCGATCTTCTCGTGGCGGAGGAAATCGCCCAAACCGCCCGCATGGCCAACGATCCGGCGATCATCGGCGAACTGGAGCACCGGCGGGATACGCCGCAGAGCCACCGGGTCGCCGCCGTCGAGACGAGCGACTTCGAAGCGAAATGGAGCGCCGGAGACCCGGCCGCCGTTCGCTCCGTCCTGGAGAACCCGTTGAGCGCTCTCCTGCGCGAGTATTACACGGGCATCCACAACGCTCCCGGGCAATTGCAGCCGCAGATCGTCCGCGCGTCCACCAAAATGCTGTTTTTGACGGACGTCCACGGCCTCCTCGTCGCCGCCATCGGAGAGAAGCCGGAACTCCGCCACGACCAGACCCGCTGGTGGCAAGGCGCCTACCACAAGGCCGTCGGGCGGCTCTTCATCGAAGACATCCACTTCGACAAACGAGTCAACGCCTACGTCTTCACGATCTCCGTCCCCGTGATGGACCAATTGCGGTACGAAGTCGTGGGGGTTCTTCACCGCGTGATCGACGCCAAGGAATTCTTCTCTCCGGCCACGCACGCCATTCGCTTCGGGAAGACCGGCCACGTCATGCTGATCGACTCGAACGGCCTCGTCATCAGTTGCCCGATCTTGCCCACCGGCGTCCCGCTGTCCGATCCGAATCTCGTCCCGCTCGTGACTCCTCTCCAGCCGGGCTGGGTCCAAGCCTCCAGCGACGGTCACGGCGGGCACTCGACGTCCGTGATCGGATTCGCGCCGCTGCCTGAAACCAGCCGCGCGACCAACGGTTCCATCGAGAACGGATCGTGGCACACGTTCGTCTGGCAGGCGTCGGACGAAATCTTCGCCCCGATCCAACATCTGTTCACCTGGGTGACCGTCTTCGGAGCCGCGGGCCTTCTGCTGCTGGCCGCCCTGGGCTACGTCGCGGCGGGCCGCATCGTCACGCCCGTCCGGCAACTGATGCAGGCGGCCCGCGCCATCGGGCGCGGCGAGCTCAAGACGCCGATCGACATCCGATCCGGCGACGAGCTGGAAGAGCTGGCCGAAGAGTTCAACCGCATGAATCAGCAACTGAACGCGGCTTTCGCCGGACTCACCGACCAAGTCGAATTGAAGACGCGGGAGGTTCAAGCGCTGCAACAATCGACCGATCATATTTTGGACGCGGTCTCGACTCCGATTTTCCTGATCGACGCCGACGAACAGGTGCGGTACGTCAATCGGGCGGCGCGCGAGTCATTCGGCATGCGGCTCGACCAGCCATTACCGATGTCCCTCTTCGACGTGCTTCCACTGGATTCTCAGGCGCGGCAGCGCCTGCGGCAAGAGTTTCGCGCCGACGGAGCCGCCCGCGCTCGTGAACAAACCTCCGAGCGGAAGGTGCCGCGCGACCCCCTGGCTCCGGCCGGCGATCAGGAGCCGTCCGATCATCGTCCGGAATTTCACATCGGATCGCGCCTCTACCACTATCAATGGTTTCGCTTGCCGGCCAGACCGGGACAAGAGCCCGTCATCGGGCTGGTCCTGCGCGATACGACCGACGAAAGCCGCCTGCACGATCAACTCGTCCAAGCCGAAAAATCCGGCAGCCTCGGCGTGTTGACCGCCGGCATCGGCCATGAGCTGAACAACCCGCTGTTCGGCATCATCGGACTGGGCGAAGCGATTCAAGAGGAACAAAACTTGGAACGAGCCAAGGCCCATGCGCGCGACATCGTGGCGCAAGGGCGGCGCATGGCGACGGTCATCCGGGATTTCGCCGGCGTGACGGGAAAAGAAGAACATGACCAAGCCGTGCCCGTGTCGCTGGAAGAGGAAATGGATCGGGCCTTGGCCATCGTCCAGTCGGCAAGCGACATGAAGAACGTGATCGTCAACAAACTGTATGCGGGGGGTGTCCGCGTATTGGCGAAGCCGGACCAGCTTCAGCAAGCGTTGGCGAACCTGCTCACCAACGCCGTTCAAGCCATGAAGGGGACCGGCGCGTTGACGCTGACCACGGCCTGGTCCGATCGCGTCGGCACCGTGACGATCACGGACTCGGGCCCCGGCATTCCCAAACAGCACCTCTCGAAAATTTTCGACCCCTTCTTCACGACCAAAGGCCAAGGCGAAGGGTCAGGCCTGGGGCTGACGGTCGCACGGCGGATTATCCGAAAATTCGGCGGCGAGCTTCGCATCGAGAGCGGCGAGGGACGGGGGACGACGTGTATCGTGACCCTGCCGGCCCCTCCCGCCGCATCAGGGGAGGGCACATGGGATCCATCCGCGTCACAATCCGAATCGCCGTCTGCGCGTTTGTCACCGTAG